In a single window of the Candidatus Tisiphia endosymbiont of Nemotelus nigrinus genome:
- a CDS encoding type IV secretion system protein, whose translation MKLHKVIQIFIQFCLIFSSVEVFAGYGDMCPSVSFGTDDYLKQNTAYGHIMFSIDMTSTLAPDACDPNGSKFKFCLKNKEGSSEECTVITLDLNSSRRFSELSTDGNPDLGGNILLKDIILTVKIVDEKLLCLVMSTSKGQLPLACRLTNTLPPPPPPSEQCRNIGKTCYMGTTRSQSLFNFSGLAVDCMKETLDKVFFRYSNCNPKNDKVSLLALNPFSAFQESLKISIRVALILYVMFFAVNLILNKEYGNLDKIATFFIKLVLVTYFATGLGPAYFKGGKETTDNGMLQYGLPLLTELTPQFAQIVFNAGGSRGLCEFDAKKYKNGYSFYALWDAVDCRIAYYLGMGLMYNTEAILNGNPNTVSHEAPDALSRVGTLRFFIVLFGFLLSGNIIIVVSGLIFSVIFVSIILYFLTHYLVCLVTIYVMTYISPIFIPMALFTRTKAYFDAWLKICISCALQPAVVAGFIALLLGMYDSAIYKNCQFKRHDYVSGNVQFSTFELILPNSEPAACASSAGYKLLQYYSGTGWENHLLSIFPVKSIAMDIFLLMVDLLYVLVFSIIFYYFSKSISQFAAELTGGPIMESVTASPTKIVDMVKKGIDFIADASEKSSGKPPTKNPAEKPRKGGEEAKDSGGGAEGAAGDKMGSGGGMGSGGGG comes from the coding sequence ATGAAACTTCATAAAGTCATACAAATTTTTATACAATTTTGCTTGATATTTTCTTCAGTTGAGGTTTTTGCTGGTTATGGGGATATGTGTCCGTCAGTTTCATTTGGCACAGATGATTATTTAAAGCAGAATACTGCCTACGGTCATATTATGTTTAGTATCGATATGACCAGCACTCTTGCTCCTGATGCTTGCGATCCAAATGGTTCAAAATTTAAATTTTGTCTAAAAAATAAGGAAGGAAGTTCTGAAGAATGTACAGTTATTACTCTTGACTTAAATAGCTCTAGGCGTTTTAGTGAGTTAAGCACTGATGGTAATCCTGATTTAGGAGGCAATATCTTATTGAAGGATATTATTCTGACAGTAAAAATTGTCGATGAAAAATTGTTGTGCCTAGTTATGTCCACTTCAAAAGGGCAGCTTCCATTAGCTTGTAGGCTTACTAACACGCTCCCACCACCACCGCCACCAAGTGAACAATGTCGGAATATAGGAAAAACTTGTTATATGGGTACTACTAGAAGTCAGTCATTATTTAATTTTTCTGGGTTAGCTGTAGATTGTATGAAGGAAACTCTTGATAAAGTTTTTTTCCGTTATAGTAACTGTAATCCAAAAAATGATAAGGTTAGCTTGCTTGCCCTTAACCCCTTCTCAGCCTTCCAAGAATCTTTAAAAATATCTATTAGGGTGGCGTTAATATTATATGTTATGTTTTTTGCTGTTAATCTGATTTTAAATAAAGAGTATGGTAATTTAGATAAAATAGCAACTTTTTTTATAAAACTAGTACTAGTTACTTATTTTGCTACAGGTCTTGGACCAGCCTATTTTAAGGGCGGTAAAGAGACTACAGACAATGGTATGCTGCAATATGGTTTACCATTACTCACTGAACTTACTCCACAATTTGCCCAAATAGTTTTTAATGCTGGTGGTTCTAGAGGATTATGTGAATTTGATGCTAAGAAGTATAAAAATGGTTATAGTTTTTATGCACTTTGGGATGCTGTGGATTGTCGGATAGCTTATTATTTAGGTATGGGGTTAATGTATAATACAGAAGCTATTTTAAATGGCAATCCTAATACTGTGTCGCACGAAGCTCCGGACGCACTAAGCAGGGTGGGAACACTCAGATTCTTTATCGTACTATTTGGTTTTTTATTATCTGGTAATATCATAATAGTAGTATCTGGATTAATATTTTCTGTAATATTTGTCTCAATAATTTTATATTTTCTAACTCACTACCTAGTATGTTTAGTTACCATATATGTCATGACCTATATTTCTCCTATATTTATCCCTATGGCTTTATTTACTAGAACCAAAGCATATTTTGACGCATGGCTAAAAATCTGTATATCTTGTGCATTGCAGCCTGCAGTAGTAGCTGGTTTTATTGCCTTGTTGCTTGGTATGTATGATTCGGCAATATACAAGAATTGTCAATTTAAGAGGCATGACTATGTTAGTGGTAATGTTCAGTTTAGTACTTTTGAGCTTATATTACCAAATAGTGAACCTGCCGCTTGTGCAAGTAGTGCTGGATATAAATTATTACAATATTATTCAGGGACAGGTTGGGAGAATCATCTTTTAAGTATTTTCCCAGTTAAATCAATTGCTATGGATATCTTCTTATTGATGGTAGATTTACTATATGTATTAGTTTTCTCAATTATTTTTTATTATTTTTCAAAATCAATTAGTCAGTTTGCAGCTGAGCTTACTGGCGGTCCTATCATGGAATCTGTAACAGCCAGTCCTACTAAGATAGTTGATATGGTCAAGAAAGGGATTGACTTTATTGCAGATGCTTCAGAAAAATCAAGTGGAAAACCACCCACAAAAAATCCTGCAGAAAAACCAAGGAAAGGAGGAGAAGAAGCAAAAGATTCCGGTGGTGGTGCTGAGGGGGCAGCCGGAGATAAGATGGGTTCAGGTGGTGGTATGGGTTCTGGAGGTGGTGGCTGA
- a CDS encoding VirB4 family type IV secretion/conjugal transfer ATPase: MKLSVTKTAKESRARKEKPTSHFIPYKCHWDSNTILTKNNELLQVVKIGGFSFETADDEDLDIKKNIRNSLLKNMSSGNVVMYFHTIRRRRPVIFDGMEYTSDPTIKVPNDFTTYLSNEWRKKHAGYRSFFNELYVSILYRPDKAGVAVIEYLVKKLMQKSNKLAWENDMREMQESLQEMSSRVVNTFHSYSARLLGVRKSSSGYCCDIMEFLGTLVNCGSSMQMVVPRSSIDHYLPTHRLFFGSRSIEARGPAGRRYAGILSILEYGPSTSAGLFDGFLQMPFEFVMTQSFIFANRTVAINKMQLQQNRMIQADDKAVSQVAEISRALDMATSGDIGFGEHHFSLLCSDSNLKSLEDTLSMASVELSNSGIQPVREKINMEPSYWGQLPGNMDYIVRGSTINTLNMASFASMHNYPLGKVFNNHWGEYVTVLDTTSGTPFYFNFHVRDVGHTLIIGPTGAGKTVLMNFLCAQAQKFKPRMFFFDKDHGAEIFIRSLNGVYTTIDPGGECNFNPLQLDDTGENRTFILEWLKVLVTSNGESLSSEDNKTLSQAVSGNFKLEKKDRRLKNVVAFLGIDGPNSLAGRIAMWVGRGSHARIFDNETDNIDLQKARVFGFDMTELLKDPISLAPVLLYIFHRISISLDGQKTMIVLDEAWALIDNPIFAPKIKDWLKVLRKLNTFVIFATQSVEDAAKSRISDTLIQQTATQIFLPNLKATDIYRSAFMLSQREYVLIKTTDPTSRYFLIKQGVDAIVAKINLDGMNDIINVLSGRVETVLLLNQIREQYGDDPEKWLPIFYEEVKSL; the protein is encoded by the coding sequence ATAAAATTATCTGTAACAAAAACAGCAAAAGAATCGAGAGCTAGGAAAGAAAAACCTACTTCTCACTTTATTCCTTATAAGTGCCATTGGGATAGTAATACTATCTTAACTAAAAATAATGAATTGTTACAAGTAGTAAAGATAGGGGGTTTTTCCTTTGAAACGGCTGATGATGAAGATCTAGATATTAAAAAAAATATCAGGAATTCGTTACTTAAAAATATGTCATCAGGCAATGTTGTGATGTATTTTCACACTATCAGAAGGCGTAGGCCAGTGATTTTTGATGGGATGGAATATACCTCCGATCCTACCATAAAAGTACCTAATGATTTCACAACTTACTTATCAAATGAATGGCGTAAGAAACATGCAGGATATAGGTCGTTTTTTAATGAGTTGTACGTTAGTATCCTTTATCGACCGGATAAAGCTGGAGTTGCTGTAATCGAGTATCTCGTTAAAAAGCTAATGCAAAAGTCTAATAAATTGGCTTGGGAAAATGACATGCGAGAAATGCAGGAAAGTTTGCAAGAAATGTCCTCAAGAGTAGTTAATACATTTCATAGTTATTCGGCTAGGCTACTTGGTGTACGCAAATCTAGTAGTGGTTATTGCTGTGATATTATGGAGTTTCTTGGTACTTTGGTAAATTGTGGTTCTTCAATGCAAATGGTTGTTCCAAGAAGTTCAATAGACCACTATCTTCCAACCCATAGATTGTTTTTTGGTTCTAGATCTATAGAAGCCCGTGGTCCAGCTGGCAGGAGATACGCTGGTATACTAAGTATTTTAGAATATGGTCCATCTACATCAGCTGGACTCTTTGATGGTTTTTTACAAATGCCTTTTGAATTTGTCATGACTCAGAGTTTTATTTTTGCTAATAGAACAGTGGCAATTAATAAAATGCAACTACAGCAAAATAGGATGATTCAAGCAGATGATAAGGCCGTATCACAAGTTGCCGAAATCTCTCGAGCACTTGATATGGCGACTAGTGGTGATATTGGCTTTGGAGAACACCATTTTTCGCTTCTATGTTCCGATAGTAATTTAAAATCCCTTGAGGATACCCTATCTATGGCTTCTGTTGAGCTATCCAATTCTGGAATTCAACCTGTTAGGGAAAAAATTAACATGGAACCGAGTTATTGGGGACAGCTTCCCGGGAATATGGATTATATAGTAAGGGGATCTACTATCAATACTTTAAATATGGCTAGTTTTGCATCTATGCATAATTATCCACTAGGTAAGGTTTTTAATAATCATTGGGGAGAGTATGTGACTGTACTCGATACTACTTCAGGTACACCTTTTTATTTCAATTTTCATGTTAGGGATGTTGGGCATACTTTAATCATTGGTCCAACTGGAGCTGGTAAAACAGTATTAATGAATTTTTTATGTGCCCAAGCACAAAAATTTAAACCTAGAATGTTCTTTTTTGATAAAGATCACGGTGCTGAGATATTTATCAGATCACTTAACGGAGTGTATACCACGATTGATCCGGGGGGAGAATGTAACTTTAATCCCTTGCAACTTGATGATACAGGGGAGAATAGGACATTTATACTAGAATGGCTTAAAGTATTGGTTACTTCTAATGGAGAATCGCTATCATCAGAAGATAATAAGACTCTATCACAAGCAGTAAGTGGTAATTTTAAGCTGGAGAAGAAGGATAGAAGATTAAAAAATGTTGTAGCATTTTTAGGTATCGACGGTCCTAATAGTTTGGCAGGTAGGATTGCTATGTGGGTTGGTAGAGGTTCTCATGCAAGAATATTTGATAATGAGACAGATAATATTGATTTGCAGAAAGCTCGAGTCTTTGGCTTTGATATGACAGAGTTGTTAAAAGATCCAATTAGTCTTGCTCCTGTACTACTATATATCTTCCATAGAATTAGTATTTCTTTAGATGGTCAGAAAACTATGATAGTTCTTGATGAGGCATGGGCTTTGATTGATAATCCGATATTTGCTCCGAAAATCAAGGACTGGCTAAAAGTTTTGCGTAAGTTAAATACTTTTGTAATTTTTGCTACCCAAAGTGTTGAAGATGCAGCTAAAAGCAGAATTAGCGATACTTTGATTCAACAAACTGCGACACAAATATTCTTACCAAATCTTAAGGCAACCGATATTTATCGTAGTGCTTTTATGCTTAGTCAACGAGAATATGTTTTAATAAAAACTACAGACCCAACATCGCGTTATTTTTTAATAAAACAAGGAGTAGATGCGATTGTTGCTAAAATAAATTTAGATGGTATGAATGATATTATTAATGTTCTTTCTGGTCGGGTTGAAACAGTGCTATTGTTGAATCAGATTAGAGAGCAATATGGTGATGATCCTGAAAAATGGTTGCCTATATTTTATGAGGAAGTAAAGTCACTTTAG
- a CDS encoding VirB3 family type IV secretion system protein, whose protein sequence is MSGSLVSDPLFVGLTRPAMIFGVSIKFAALNMIISMSLFIQSNSIMNLLVAFVIHMIGYVICFKEPRFIELFLNKSSRCSQCPNKSFYGANSYGI, encoded by the coding sequence ATGTCAGGCAGTTTAGTATCAGATCCATTATTTGTTGGTTTAACAAGACCTGCAATGATATTTGGTGTTAGTATAAAATTTGCAGCACTTAATATGATCATATCTATGTCATTATTTATTCAAAGTAATAGTATTATGAATTTGCTTGTTGCCTTTGTGATTCATATGATTGGGTATGTAATATGTTTTAAAGAACCAAGATTTATAGAATTATTCTTAAATAAATCTTCTAGATGTAGTCAGTGTCCTAATAAATCATTCTATGGGGCGAACTCGTACGGTATTTAA